The following are from one region of the Gammaproteobacteria bacterium genome:
- the nuoN gene encoding NADH-quinone oxidoreductase subunit NuoN, with translation MPNFNLLAPEIFLSGMACVVLLVDLYLSDERRHISYLLAQVALAGTAILAWQGLAIAPQHTFEGMFVHDTMSSVLKIMMSLVVFFVFAYSREYLRDRNMFRGEYFVLGLFGVVGMMVMASASHFLTLYLGLELMSLCLYAMTAMQRDSGTATEAAMKYFVLGALASGMLLYGMSMLYGVTGSLNIAEVQAKVSLLDIKTNMPMVLGLVFVVVALAFKLGAVPFHMWVPDVYHGAPTSVAAYISSAPKLAAFAMIMRLLVDGLAGLVADWQSMLIILAILSMATGNLIAIAQTNIKRMLAYSAISHMGFFLLGIVSAGPNGYSSSMIYVLAYAAMSMAAFGMVMLLSRKGFEADNLEDFKGLNQRSPWYAFIMLVLMFSMAGVPPTAGFYAKLMVVQSVIDSGMLWLALTAVLFAVVGAFYYLRVIKLMYFDDPVADAPIAPRPAVAALMSVNVMALLLAMLFAGQLTELCRSAIAAL, from the coding sequence ATGCCAAACTTTAATTTGCTCGCCCCGGAGATTTTCCTGTCCGGCATGGCCTGCGTCGTGTTGCTGGTGGACCTGTATCTTTCCGACGAGCGGCGGCATATCAGTTACCTGCTCGCCCAGGTTGCCCTTGCAGGTACGGCTATCCTGGCCTGGCAGGGACTCGCCATTGCACCACAGCATACTTTTGAAGGCATGTTTGTTCACGACACAATGTCGTCCGTGCTCAAGATCATGATGAGTCTCGTGGTGTTTTTCGTGTTTGCCTATTCGCGGGAGTACCTGCGTGATCGCAACATGTTCAGGGGCGAGTATTTCGTACTGGGACTGTTTGGCGTAGTAGGTATGATGGTGATGGCATCAGCCAGCCATTTTCTCACCCTTTACCTTGGCCTTGAATTGATGTCGTTGTGCCTGTATGCCATGACTGCAATGCAGCGTGATTCCGGGACTGCCACCGAGGCGGCAATGAAGTATTTTGTCCTTGGCGCACTCGCATCCGGTATGCTGCTCTATGGCATGTCCATGCTCTATGGTGTAACCGGCTCCCTGAATATTGCCGAGGTGCAGGCCAAGGTTTCGCTGCTTGATATCAAGACCAATATGCCCATGGTGCTGGGTCTTGTATTCGTTGTAGTTGCGCTGGCATTCAAACTCGGAGCCGTTCCCTTCCATATGTGGGTGCCTGATGTCTATCATGGCGCGCCGACATCGGTAGCAGCCTATATCAGTTCTGCGCCGAAGCTGGCGGCTTTTGCCATGATCATGCGTTTACTGGTTGATGGCCTGGCCGGACTCGTGGCGGACTGGCAATCAATGCTCATTATCCTGGCAATCTTGTCCATGGCCACGGGCAACCTCATTGCCATTGCACAGACCAATATCAAGCGCATGTTGGCATACTCGGCAATATCGCATATGGGTTTCTTCCTGCTCGGTATTGTGTCTGCCGGCCCCAATGGCTACAGTTCATCGATGATCTACGTGCTGGCTTATGCAGCCATGAGCATGGCCGCGTTTGGCATGGTCATGTTGTTGTCTCGCAAGGGATTCGAGGCCGACAATCTCGAGGACTTTAAGGGGCTGAATCAGCGCAGCCCCTGGTATGCCTTTATCATGCTGGTGTTGATGTTTTCCATGGCCGGCGTCCCGCCGACTGCAGGCTTTTACGCGAAGCTGATGGTAGTGCAATCCGTCATTGATTCCGGCATGTTGTGGCTCGCATTGACTGCGGTATTGTTTGCCGTTGTTGGCGCGTTCTATTACCTGCGGGTTATCAAGCTCATGTATTTTGATGACCCGGTAGCAGATGCGCCGATTGCTCCACGCCCGGCAGTGGCCGCGTTGATGTCGGTTAACGTGATGGCCTTGCTGCTGGCAATGTTGTTCGCCGGCCAGTTAACAGAACTCTGTCGCAGCGCCATAGCGGCGCTGTAG
- the nuoL gene encoding NADH-quinone oxidoreductase subunit L: protein MFGLEMTTIYLLVPLASLAGAILSGLFCRVIGRRSAHTITIGGVTISFLLSAFVVLPDVMAGNIFNGTVYTWGVSGGIPMEVGFLIDSLTVMMMVVVTFVSLMVHIYTIGYMHEDPGYQRFFSYISLFTFAMLMLVMSNNFLQLFFGWEAVGLVSYLLIGFWYTRESAIFANLKAFLVNRVGDFGFLLGIAAIYMTYGTLDYAAVFAIAPSQAQQTITIMAGVDWNLVTVICILLFIGAMGKSAQFPLHVWLPDSMEGPTPISALIHAATMVTAGIFMVARMSPLYELSETALSVVLVIGSITALFMAFLGMVQNDIKRVVAYSTLSQLGYMTVALGASAYSAAIFHLMTHAFFKALLFLGAGSVIIAMHHEQDMRKMGGLKKYMPWTYWTAVIGSLALAGIPPFAGFFSKDAIIEAVHLSNLPGSSFAYFAVMTGVFITAFYSFRLLFMTFHGKPRMDDHTREHLKESPFVVVFPLVMLAIPSILAGGLYIEPMLFGKFFGNAISVAPQHDVVGELGRGWHGIGQFMVHGVMAAPFWLAVGGIVTAAIFYLKKPELPEWFASRFSSLHTLLMNKYYLDEVYQAVFAGGSRALGRFLWKTGDVRLIDGLMVNGSARVVGWISSVIRHVQTGYVYHYAFAMIIGLFVLITFYLHA from the coding sequence ATGTTTGGACTTGAAATGACAACGATCTACCTTTTGGTGCCACTGGCAAGTCTTGCTGGTGCCATACTGTCCGGCCTGTTCTGCAGGGTTATTGGTCGTCGCAGCGCCCACACCATTACCATAGGCGGCGTCACCATATCCTTTCTGCTCTCGGCTTTTGTTGTGCTCCCGGATGTCATGGCTGGCAACATATTCAACGGCACTGTTTATACCTGGGGCGTGAGTGGTGGCATTCCCATGGAAGTGGGATTCCTGATTGATTCGTTGACAGTGATGATGATGGTGGTGGTCACGTTTGTATCCCTGATGGTGCATATCTATACCATTGGCTACATGCATGAAGACCCGGGCTACCAGCGCTTTTTCAGCTATATTTCCCTGTTCACGTTTGCCATGCTGATGCTGGTCATGTCCAACAATTTCCTGCAGCTGTTCTTTGGCTGGGAAGCGGTGGGCCTGGTTTCCTATCTGCTGATCGGTTTCTGGTATACGCGTGAATCGGCGATATTTGCCAACCTCAAGGCATTCCTGGTCAATCGTGTAGGTGACTTTGGCTTCCTGTTGGGTATTGCCGCAATATACATGACTTACGGTACGCTGGATTATGCAGCAGTATTTGCCATCGCGCCGAGCCAGGCGCAGCAAACCATCACTATCATGGCCGGTGTTGACTGGAACCTGGTGACCGTAATCTGCATCCTGTTGTTTATCGGCGCCATGGGTAAGTCCGCCCAGTTCCCGTTACACGTCTGGCTGCCTGATTCCATGGAGGGTCCTACCCCCATCTCGGCATTGATCCATGCTGCAACCATGGTTACCGCAGGCATCTTCATGGTGGCGCGCATGTCGCCTCTGTATGAGTTATCCGAAACCGCGTTATCTGTTGTCCTGGTTATTGGTTCCATTACCGCATTGTTCATGGCATTCCTGGGTATGGTGCAGAACGACATCAAGCGGGTCGTGGCCTATTCAACCTTGTCGCAGCTCGGATACATGACTGTAGCGCTGGGCGCGTCAGCTTACTCAGCGGCTATTTTCCACCTGATGACCCATGCGTTTTTCAAGGCGTTGCTGTTCCTGGGCGCCGGTTCGGTCATTATCGCCATGCACCATGAGCAGGACATGCGCAAGATGGGCGGACTCAAGAAATATATGCCCTGGACCTACTGGACCGCCGTCATTGGTTCGCTGGCGTTGGCCGGCATACCGCCGTTTGCCGGGTTCTTCTCCAAAGATGCCATTATTGAAGCAGTGCATTTGTCAAACTTGCCCGGCAGCAGCTTTGCCTATTTTGCCGTAATGACCGGTGTCTTCATTACCGCATTCTACAGTTTCAGATTGTTGTTCATGACTTTCCATGGCAAACCACGCATGGATGATCATACGCGCGAGCATCTCAAGGAATCCCCGTTTGTAGTGGTATTCCCGCTGGTCATGCTCGCAATCCCATCAATTCTGGCTGGCGGTCTGTATATCGAGCCGATGTTGTTTGGCAAGTTTTTTGGTAATGCCATCTCGGTAGCGCCGCAACATGACGTGGTCGGTGAACTGGGTCGTGGCTGGCACGGTATTGGCCAGTTTATGGTGCATGGCGTGATGGCGGCACCGTTCTGGCTTGCCGTGGGCGGCATAGTTACGGCAGCGATATTCTATCTCAAGAAGCCCGAGCTGCCGGAATGGTTTGCCTCGAGGTTCAGTTCACTGCATACGTTGCTGATGAACAAGTACTATCTTGACGAGGTTTACCAGGCTGTATTTGCGGGCGGTTCGCGCGCACTTGGCCGGTTTTTGTGGAAAACCGGCGATGTCAGGCTGATTGACGGACTTATGGTAAACGGTTCTGCGAGGGTAGTAGGCTGGATATCATCAGTCATACGCCATGTGCAGACCGGTTACGTCTATCATTATGCGTTTGCAATGATCATTGGCCTGTTTGTACTGATAACGTTTTATTTGCATGCCTAG
- a CDS encoding NADH-quinone oxidoreductase subunit M yields the protein MFSENALSLVIWLPILGAIAVLATGSDRNAPLARVLALITSLLTLAASVPLYTRFDSSTANMQFVESYRWIEAFNINYHLGIDGISLLLILLTTFTTVLVVLAGWKVIQKRVAQYMAMFLIMEGLMVGVFSALDAMLFYVFWEAMLVPMYIIIGVWGGPNRVYAAVKFFLYTFLGSVLMLVAFIYMYYQAGRSFDIAAFHALPLNATEQTLIFLAMFMAFAVKVPMWPVHTWLPDAHVEAPTGGSVVLAAIMLKLGAYGFLRFNLPITPDASHDLAWLMIGLSLVAVVYIGLVALVQEDMKKLIAYSSISHMGFVTLGFFIFNAQGIEGGIMQMISHGFISGALFLCVGVMYDRMHSRQIKDYGGVVNTMPVFAAFMMLFAMANSGLPGTSGFVGEFLVIMGAFQVNIWYAFLASFTLIFGAAYTLWMYKRTVFGPVVNDAVKQLTDATPRERFILATLAFAVLTMGLWPMPFLDVMHASVDHLLQQAASSKL from the coding sequence ATGTTTTCTGAAAACGCACTGAGTCTGGTTATTTGGCTGCCAATATTGGGCGCTATCGCCGTATTGGCAACCGGTAGTGACAGGAATGCGCCCCTGGCCCGGGTGCTGGCATTGATTACATCGCTGCTGACACTGGCTGCCAGTGTTCCGTTGTACACGCGTTTTGACAGCAGTACCGCCAACATGCAGTTTGTCGAGAGCTATCGCTGGATCGAGGCATTCAATATCAATTACCATCTTGGTATAGATGGCATCTCGCTGTTACTTATACTGTTGACCACATTTACCACCGTTCTCGTGGTGCTGGCAGGCTGGAAAGTGATCCAGAAGCGGGTTGCCCAGTACATGGCGATGTTCCTGATCATGGAAGGGCTCATGGTTGGCGTATTCAGTGCGCTTGACGCCATGCTGTTTTACGTGTTTTGGGAAGCCATGCTGGTTCCCATGTACATAATTATAGGCGTTTGGGGCGGACCTAATCGTGTATACGCGGCGGTGAAGTTCTTCCTCTATACCTTCCTCGGCTCGGTGTTGATGCTGGTAGCCTTCATCTATATGTATTACCAGGCCGGCAGGAGCTTTGATATTGCCGCATTCCACGCATTGCCGCTTAATGCAACAGAACAGACGCTGATCTTCCTGGCGATGTTCATGGCGTTCGCGGTGAAAGTGCCCATGTGGCCGGTTCATACCTGGTTGCCGGACGCGCACGTTGAGGCGCCGACCGGCGGCTCCGTGGTTCTGGCAGCCATTATGCTGAAACTTGGCGCCTATGGCTTCCTGCGTTTCAATCTCCCGATCACACCGGATGCCAGCCATGATCTTGCCTGGTTGATGATCGGCCTGTCGCTGGTTGCAGTGGTTTATATCGGACTTGTTGCCCTGGTCCAGGAAGACATGAAAAAGCTTATTGCCTATTCATCAATTTCGCACATGGGTTTTGTCACGCTCGGCTTCTTTATTTTCAATGCCCAGGGAATTGAGGGCGGAATCATGCAGATGATTTCTCATGGCTTTATATCCGGTGCATTGTTCCTTTGTGTTGGCGTAATGTATGACCGTATGCACAGTCGGCAGATCAAGGATTACGGCGGCGTGGTCAACACTATGCCGGTCTTCGCGGCATTCATGATGTTGTTTGCCATGGCAAACAGTGGCCTGCCGGGTACTTCCGGTTTTGTCGGAGAGTTTCTGGTTATTATGGGGGCGTTCCAGGTAAATATCTGGTATGCGTTCCTGGCGTCATTTACGCTGATATTTGGTGCTGCCTATACCTTGTGGATGTACAAACGCACAGTATTCGGTCCGGTAGTGAATGATGCGGTAAAACAATTAACTGATGCGACACCGAGAGAACGTTTTATCCTGGCGACGCTGGCTTTCGCTGTGCTGACGATGGGGTTGTGGCCAATGCCTTTCCTTGATGTCATGCATGCCTCGGTTGATCATTTGCTCCAGCAAGCGGCCAGCAGCAAACTGTAA
- the cysZ gene encoding sulfate transporter CysZ, translating into MTGFFAGARFFLRGYELIRQRGLRRYAAIPLLINVVIFVALTIVGANQFEQLMQWLLPEGQGWWIEVLRAVLWIMFAAIVVVAFYFLFTLVANLVASPFNGLLADKVQISLGSVPPDGRNWLSVIRGFPAALVSESRKLAYFLLIGVILVLISLVPAVNLAGIVLWPLATAWMLTLEYVAYPMESCEHDFRSIRARARANRMMALGFGLTCLLFTIIPLINLFVIPAAVAGASAMWAESWSRNSG; encoded by the coding sequence ATGACGGGATTTTTTGCCGGAGCGCGATTTTTTCTGCGTGGTTATGAACTGATTCGGCAACGTGGATTGCGTCGGTATGCGGCGATACCACTACTGATTAATGTCGTGATATTTGTCGCGTTGACGATTGTTGGGGCAAACCAGTTTGAGCAGTTAATGCAATGGCTGTTGCCGGAAGGGCAGGGCTGGTGGATAGAAGTTCTGCGCGCCGTATTGTGGATTATGTTCGCCGCCATAGTGGTCGTGGCCTTTTATTTCCTGTTTACGTTGGTGGCCAACCTTGTCGCGTCGCCGTTTAACGGACTGCTGGCTGACAAGGTCCAGATCAGCCTCGGTTCTGTACCGCCTGACGGGCGCAACTGGTTAAGTGTCATCAGGGGATTTCCGGCTGCGTTGGTTTCGGAATCAAGAAAACTGGCTTATTTTCTGTTGATCGGTGTGATTCTTGTGCTGATAAGCCTGGTTCCGGCTGTTAACCTGGCTGGTATTGTTTTGTGGCCGCTGGCCACGGCCTGGATGTTGACTCTTGAATACGTGGCTTATCCCATGGAGAGTTGCGAGCACGATTTCAGGTCGATTCGCGCGCGCGCGCGTGCCAACCGGATGATGGCCCTGGGATTTGGCCTGACTTGCCTGTTATTCACGATCATTCCATTGATTAATCTTTTCGTGATTCCTGCCGCGGTAGCCGGAGCATCAGCCATGTGGGCCGAGAGCTGGTCGCGCAACTCCGGGTAG
- a CDS encoding DMT family transporter, with product MSVPAAYIGVILVWATTPLAIKWSGEGSGFLFGVTSRMILGALLALALVAVLRLPLPWHRKAVKTYVAIASMLYGSMMCTYWAIQYLPSGLISVLFGTTPLITAVFAALLLREDSLRPQHLLGIGLALSGLWIIYASDVINSRLSALGVGAILLAVLIHSASSVLIKHIGAELPALSITAGGLVITAMLYALTWLGWHGTYIPDVPERAAWAIGYLGLFGSVLGFVMFFYALKHVPANTMSLITLVTPVAALLIGNQFNNEPVLPDTWAGTALIMTGLVFHQWRNRPATLPESQI from the coding sequence ATGTCGGTACCGGCTGCCTACATAGGCGTAATACTCGTCTGGGCGACTACGCCGCTCGCAATCAAATGGAGCGGCGAAGGAAGCGGATTCCTGTTCGGTGTAACCAGTCGAATGATTCTCGGTGCACTGCTGGCTCTTGCGCTTGTCGCGGTGCTGCGCCTTCCATTACCCTGGCATCGAAAGGCAGTCAAAACCTATGTGGCCATCGCCAGCATGCTGTACGGGTCAATGATGTGTACATACTGGGCGATTCAGTATTTGCCTTCGGGACTGATATCGGTCCTGTTCGGGACAACACCACTGATTACTGCGGTGTTTGCGGCGCTGTTGCTGCGCGAGGACAGCCTGCGGCCGCAGCATCTTCTGGGCATTGGTCTGGCCTTGTCTGGTCTCTGGATTATCTACGCCTCCGACGTCATCAACAGCCGGCTTTCAGCACTGGGTGTCGGAGCAATATTGCTGGCCGTGTTGATCCACTCAGCCAGCAGTGTGCTCATCAAGCACATTGGTGCGGAACTGCCCGCCCTCAGCATAACCGCTGGCGGGCTGGTCATTACTGCCATGCTGTATGCCCTTACATGGCTCGGCTGGCATGGTACCTACATTCCCGATGTTCCGGAAAGGGCTGCCTGGGCAATCGGCTACCTCGGCCTGTTTGGATCGGTACTCGGCTTTGTCATGTTTTTCTATGCCCTCAAGCACGTGCCGGCAAATACCATGTCACTGATTACACTGGTCACGCCGGTTGCCGCCTTGCTGATCGGCAACCAGTTCAACAACGAACCAGTGTTGCCGGATACATGGGCCGGTACAGCATTGATCATGACCGGGTTAGTGTTTCATCAATGGCGCAACCGTCCGGCCACTCTCCCGGAAAGCCAGATATGA
- a CDS encoding metallophosphatase family protein, with protein sequence MAIRSTIVRVAILSDTHGFIWPKVVEAVRSCQYAVHAGDIGSAAVLRSLLPENDLVAVKGNNDVPGKWHTDEHLVLESLGNRARLELPGGSIAVVHGDKAGRVAERHQVLRKQFPSARMIVYGHSHRQSVDTDALPWVVNPGAAGKARTFGGPSWIILTIENNDWRLETFRLDV encoded by the coding sequence GTGGCGATCCGGTCAACAATTGTTCGTGTTGCGATTCTATCAGATACACACGGGTTCATCTGGCCGAAAGTCGTCGAGGCTGTGCGGTCGTGCCAGTATGCAGTGCACGCCGGTGATATCGGTTCGGCAGCGGTGTTGAGATCGCTACTGCCCGAAAATGACCTGGTGGCAGTCAAGGGAAACAATGATGTGCCCGGAAAATGGCATACCGATGAGCATCTGGTTCTGGAATCGCTGGGCAATCGTGCCCGGCTTGAATTGCCGGGTGGCAGTATTGCCGTGGTGCATGGCGACAAGGCGGGGCGAGTGGCAGAGCGGCACCAGGTATTGCGCAAGCAGTTCCCGTCGGCAAGAATGATTGTTTACGGTCACAGTCATCGACAGTCCGTAGACACTGATGCGCTGCCGTGGGTGGTGAATCCGGGCGCCGCCGGAAAAGCACGCACTTTTGGTGGACCGTCGTGGATAATATTGACGATTGAAAATAACGACTGGAGACTGGAAACTTTCCGGCTAGATGTATGA
- a CDS encoding cupin domain-containing protein, with protein MKILVEHDPAPAKLEVMGVYDWPVWEKEKSVFPWTYDTSETCYLLEGEVTVTPDGGEAVYFRKGDLVSFPKGMSCTWDIHEPVRKHYQFG; from the coding sequence ATGAAAATACTTGTCGAGCATGACCCGGCGCCGGCCAAGCTTGAGGTGATGGGTGTCTATGACTGGCCAGTGTGGGAAAAGGAGAAGTCGGTTTTCCCCTGGACTTACGATACCAGTGAAACCTGTTACCTTCTGGAGGGGGAGGTCACAGTTACACCTGATGGTGGCGAGGCGGTGTATTTCCGAAAGGGCGACCTTGTAAGTTTTCCGAAAGGTATGTCCTGTACCTGGGATATTCATGAGCCTGTGCGCAAGCACTACCAGTTTGGGTAA
- the nuoK gene encoding NADH-quinone oxidoreductase subunit NuoK — MIPLSHFLILSAALFAISVMGIFLNRKNVVILLMSIELMLLSVNTNFVAFSHYLGDMSGQVFVFFVLTVAAAEAAIGLAILIVLFRNRRTINVEDLDSLKG, encoded by the coding sequence ATGATACCGCTAAGTCACTTCCTCATACTCAGTGCTGCGCTGTTTGCTATCAGCGTGATGGGCATTTTTCTTAATCGTAAAAATGTCGTCATCCTGCTGATGTCCATCGAATTGATGCTGCTCTCGGTGAACACCAATTTCGTTGCGTTTTCACATTACCTTGGTGATATGTCCGGCCAGGTATTTGTATTTTTCGTCCTGACAGTGGCTGCAGCAGAGGCGGCTATTGGTCTGGCCATATTGATTGTGTTGTTCCGCAACCGTCGCACGATCAATGTTGAAGATCTCGACAGCTTGAAAGGGTAG
- a CDS encoding site-specific integrase, with protein sequence MAKGVEIRGGSIRVYFRFNGEKCRERLNMEPTPANVVYAERMVEQIKHEIKVGAFDYAKHFPGSSRLAENSLGHYLDLFLEIKSNKVAPSTWDLYRSIIETWLKPSFGARQANSIDSIELERWISQDLADLSSKYIKEVVAVLRQAFGVYRKRNPGALDPTEGIVVRLPDDDDPDPFTRAEIERLLNTPAAGGRIQELNLVEFMIWSGPRVSEALALAWEDVADLEAGVIQFRRAIVRGQYKATKTKRSKRQIQLLKPARDALVRQHKLTAGRAPILAQVLDRDNRTIKTERIRPVFLDSRTLEPHYSTKVLRESFFSRQCEAAEVRYRGPGQCRHTFASQLLTTGALPIEWIAQQMGHTSTDMLRRKYATWINEDAPDVAAVANKILGFE encoded by the coding sequence ATGGCAAAGGGTGTAGAGATCCGCGGCGGATCGATCCGCGTATATTTTCGATTCAATGGCGAAAAGTGTCGCGAGCGCCTGAACATGGAGCCGACGCCGGCAAATGTTGTTTACGCTGAGCGCATGGTCGAGCAAATCAAGCACGAGATAAAGGTCGGGGCGTTTGATTATGCAAAACACTTTCCCGGATCCTCTCGCCTGGCCGAGAACAGCCTCGGGCATTACCTGGATCTATTTCTCGAGATCAAGTCGAACAAGGTCGCGCCGAGCACATGGGACCTTTATCGCTCAATAATCGAAACCTGGTTAAAACCGTCGTTCGGCGCGCGCCAGGCAAACAGCATAGACTCGATCGAGCTTGAGCGCTGGATTAGCCAGGATCTCGCGGACCTGTCGAGCAAATACATAAAAGAGGTCGTCGCGGTATTGCGCCAGGCTTTCGGCGTCTATAGAAAGCGAAATCCGGGCGCCCTGGATCCAACTGAGGGGATTGTCGTCCGGCTGCCCGACGACGACGATCCGGATCCATTCACGCGCGCCGAGATTGAGAGGCTACTAAACACGCCGGCGGCCGGCGGCAGGATCCAGGAGTTAAACCTTGTCGAATTTATGATCTGGTCGGGACCCCGAGTCTCGGAGGCGCTCGCGCTCGCCTGGGAAGACGTCGCCGACCTCGAGGCCGGCGTTATCCAGTTTCGGCGCGCGATCGTTCGCGGACAGTACAAGGCAACAAAAACAAAACGATCTAAGCGCCAGATTCAGTTATTGAAGCCGGCCCGCGACGCCCTGGTACGACAGCACAAACTCACGGCCGGCCGGGCGCCGATACTCGCCCAGGTGCTCGACCGCGACAACCGGACAATAAAAACCGAGAGGATCCGGCCGGTTTTTCTCGATTCGCGAACCCTGGAGCCGCACTATTCGACGAAGGTTTTGCGCGAGTCGTTTTTCTCCAGGCAATGCGAGGCGGCCGAGGTGAGATATCGCGGGCCGGGCCAATGCCGGCATACGTTCGCCTCGCAGCTGTTAACGACGGGCGCGCTCCCTATTGAGTGGATCGCTCAACAAATGGGGCATACGTCGACCGATATGTTGCGACGAAAATATGCGACATGGATTAACGAGGACGCTCCAGACGTTGCTGCCGTGGCGAACAAAATCCTCGGATTCGAATAA
- a CDS encoding cyclic nucleotide-binding domain-containing protein, whose translation MTGNDRYRELDAVPRDAHFMDKLACQLGTGTSIFGKFNSSDVSVLSGYLEAYRAQTGSAVFVEGHRAGYLCIVLDGGLDVVKETSLGVSRKITDVCPGTTIGEMSIIDGQPHSATAVAAKPTLLAVLTRDSLIRLTEEQPGLGAKMLANIAELLSRRLRTTSDMLINYLS comes from the coding sequence ATGACGGGGAATGATCGCTATCGGGAACTGGATGCAGTCCCGAGAGATGCACATTTTATGGACAAGCTCGCATGTCAGCTTGGCACGGGCACCAGTATTTTTGGCAAGTTTAATTCGAGCGATGTCTCTGTGCTTTCCGGGTACCTGGAAGCTTATCGTGCGCAAACCGGTTCGGCGGTGTTTGTTGAAGGGCACAGGGCGGGGTACCTGTGCATTGTTCTTGATGGCGGGCTGGACGTGGTCAAGGAAACCAGTCTCGGTGTCAGCCGAAAGATTACAGACGTGTGTCCGGGAACAACGATAGGAGAGATGTCTATTATTGATGGTCAGCCTCATTCGGCCACCGCAGTAGCGGCGAAACCTACGTTATTGGCAGTATTGACCAGAGATAGCCTGATTCGGTTGACGGAAGAGCAACCTGGCCTGGGCGCGAAGATGCTGGCCAATATCGCCGAGTTGCTCAGTCGCCGGTTGCGTACAACCAGTGACATGCTGATTAATTACCTGAGCTGA
- a CDS encoding NADH-quinone oxidoreductase subunit J, with product MEIQSFQQVSFYFFGAVLLLSAFMVVTMRNPVKSALFLVLSFFSAAGIWMLLEAEFLSISLVLVYVGAVMVLFLFVVMMLDINIAELRSGFGEYLPMGALVAVLLIIELAIILSGGQFGLQAMPDPAPHAADYSNTRELGLLLYTAYIYPLELAALLLLVAIVAAIALTMRKRKTTKYQDPGKQVQVQAKDRLKIVKMPSERKS from the coding sequence GTGGAAATACAATCTTTTCAGCAAGTCTCGTTTTACTTCTTCGGTGCGGTGTTGCTGCTGTCCGCCTTTATGGTGGTCACCATGCGCAACCCGGTCAAGTCGGCGCTGTTCCTGGTGTTGTCGTTCTTCAGTGCCGCCGGTATCTGGATGCTGCTAGAAGCGGAATTCCTGTCCATCTCCCTGGTGCTGGTTTATGTGGGGGCGGTCATGGTGTTGTTCCTGTTCGTGGTGATGATGCTCGATATCAATATCGCCGAGTTACGTTCCGGATTTGGTGAGTACCTGCCAATGGGCGCATTGGTTGCGGTATTGCTGATTATCGAACTGGCCATCATTCTGAGTGGCGGACAATTTGGTCTGCAGGCCATGCCCGATCCGGCGCCGCACGCAGCCGATTACAGTAATACCCGGGAGCTGGGTCTGCTGCTGTACACCGCCTATATCTACCCGCTCGAACTGGCCGCATTGCTGTTGCTGGTGGCGATTGTTGCGGCGATTGCGCTGACCATGCGCAAACGCAAGACCACCAAGTACCAGGATCCTGGCAAGCAGGTTCAGGTTCAGGCCAAAGATCGCCTGAAGATTGTAAAAATGCCGTCTGAGCGCAAAAGCTGA
- a CDS encoding rhodanese-like domain-containing protein: protein MDINCSLAKQMIAEGAQLVDVRSTSEYMQGCLPGAQSIPLDVIQAAEKMLEKDKPVILYCVSGARSGMAKMALQNFGFGEVYNLGSFRNFFAC, encoded by the coding sequence ATGGATATTAATTGCTCACTGGCCAAACAAATGATTGCCGAAGGCGCACAATTGGTAGACGTGCGCTCAACTTCCGAATACATGCAGGGCTGTCTGCCTGGCGCCCAAAGCATCCCGCTGGACGTAATCCAGGCTGCCGAGAAAATGCTGGAAAAAGACAAGCCTGTCATCCTGTATTGCGTTTCCGGTGCTCGCAGTGGCATGGCAAAAATGGCTCTGCAGAATTTTGGTTTCGGTGAAGTTTACAACCTGGGCTCGTTCCGCAATTTCTTTGCCTGCTAA